Proteins encoded by one window of Anaerolineales bacterium:
- a CDS encoding cystathionine gamma-synthase, with translation MTDVKKDHDSLHFDTLAIHAGQSPDPTTGAIMTPIYQTSTYVQAAPAVHKGYEYSRTDNPTRKALEDCLAALEAAPYGLAFASGMAAIDTIFKLLNAGDEMIAINDVYGGTYRLADKVWRRYGVNFRWLDLTNAESLRAALQPNTKMIWLETPTNPRLVLVDIAKIAEIAHEAGALVVVDNTFASPALQQPIRFGADIVIHSTTKYIGGHSDVVGGALMIRDEDHFRQLKFLQNAAGAVPGPMDCFLVLRGLKTLGLRMERHSANALKIARFLEDHPAIREVYYPGLESHPQYDLAKRQMRDFGGMISLVLHGGTEAGKRFVSRTHLFGLAESLGGVESLIEHPYSMTHASTAASDFAVDPGLVRLSVGIEHIDDLIADLRQALEGA, from the coding sequence ATGACCGACGTAAAAAAAGATCACGATTCACTTCATTTTGACACGCTTGCCATTCATGCCGGGCAGTCACCAGACCCCACCACCGGGGCAATTATGACCCCCATTTATCAGACCTCTACCTATGTTCAAGCCGCACCCGCCGTTCATAAGGGGTACGAATACAGCCGGACGGATAACCCCACCCGGAAGGCGCTGGAAGATTGCCTTGCCGCCTTAGAAGCCGCACCCTATGGCTTGGCGTTTGCCAGTGGTATGGCAGCCATTGATACGATCTTCAAACTTCTGAATGCGGGCGACGAGATGATCGCCATCAATGATGTGTATGGGGGGACGTACCGCCTTGCCGACAAAGTGTGGCGGCGTTATGGAGTCAACTTCCGTTGGCTTGATCTGACAAACGCCGAATCGCTGCGGGCGGCGTTGCAACCAAACACAAAAATGATCTGGCTAGAGACGCCCACCAACCCCCGCTTGGTGCTGGTGGATATTGCGAAGATTGCCGAGATCGCCCACGAAGCCGGCGCGTTGGTTGTGGTGGATAACACCTTTGCCAGCCCCGCTTTGCAGCAGCCCATCCGTTTTGGGGCGGATATTGTCATTCACAGCACAACGAAATACATCGGCGGGCATAGCGATGTCGTCGGTGGAGCGCTCATGATCCGTGATGAAGACCACTTTCGGCAGTTAAAATTCCTCCAAAATGCGGCGGGCGCGGTGCCGGGTCCGATGGATTGCTTCCTCGTGCTGCGGGGCTTGAAAACGCTTGGCTTGCGCATGGAACGGCACAGCGCCAACGCACTGAAAATCGCCCGCTTTTTGGAAGACCACCCCGCCATTCGGGAGGTCTACTATCCGGGCTTGGAAAGCCACCCTCAGTATGACCTTGCCAAGCGGCAAATGCGTGATTTCGGCGGGATGATCAGCCTTGTGCTGCATGGGGGGACGGAGGCGGGTAAACGCTTTGTCTCGCGGACGCACCTCTTTGGCTTAGCGGAAAGTCTTGGCGGTGTGGAAAGCCTCATTGAACACCCTTACAGCATGACTCACGCCAGCACCGCCGCCAGCGACTTCGCCGTTGATCCCGGTTTGGTGCGCCTGAGTGTGGGCATCGAACACATTGATGATCTGATTGCCGATCTTCGTCAGGCGTTGGAAGGGGCTTAG
- a CDS encoding ABC transporter permease: MTTISHPERDTTPPEAPILNLKADDKGAAQSNLGRSLKRLRKHRMAMVGAGLLTAILLYVIIGSFVYSEKDSNFNVPESRLQAPSEAYAFGTDRIGRDIFIRTIYGGQISLFIAITAVTVQIVVGVGIGLLAGYLGGIIDSLLMRVVDAMLSIPQILIALISVKLLSDKISDFRIGDREFSNTLVVMIFVIGLTSWMRLARIVRSVVLSIKEQEYITAARSLGLPPSRILMRHVLPNCIAPIIVSATLGVASAILLEAYLGFLGLGVRPPTATWGSIIADANEFLSLGIWWYWFFPALFIMLTVLGINFLGDGLRDAFDPKSLNR; the protein is encoded by the coding sequence ATGACCACTATCTCGCATCCTGAACGGGACACGACCCCACCGGAAGCGCCGATTCTGAATCTTAAGGCAGACGACAAAGGGGCGGCACAATCGAACCTAGGGCGCAGTTTGAAGCGCCTGCGCAAGCACCGCATGGCAATGGTTGGCGCCGGGCTGCTGACGGCAATTCTGCTCTATGTGATCATTGGATCGTTTGTCTACAGCGAAAAAGACTCCAATTTCAATGTGCCAGAGAGCCGTTTGCAAGCGCCTTCAGAGGCATATGCCTTTGGGACGGATCGTATCGGGCGCGATATTTTCATCCGCACTATCTATGGCGGGCAAATCTCGCTGTTCATCGCCATCACTGCCGTCACCGTGCAGATCGTCGTTGGGGTTGGCATTGGCTTGCTGGCGGGTTATCTGGGGGGGATTATCGATTCCCTCTTAATGCGCGTTGTGGACGCCATGTTGAGTATTCCCCAAATTTTGATTGCGCTGATCAGTGTGAAGTTGTTATCGGATAAAATTTCAGACTTTCGGATTGGGGATCGGGAATTTAGCAACACCCTTGTTGTGATGATCTTTGTCATCGGCTTGACCAGTTGGATGCGCCTTGCCCGTATCGTGCGCTCAGTGGTGCTGTCCATTAAGGAACAAGAATACATCACGGCGGCACGATCCTTAGGGCTGCCCCCTAGCCGCATCTTGATGCGCCATGTTCTTCCTAACTGCATTGCCCCAATCATCGTCTCGGCAACGCTTGGCGTGGCGTCGGCAATCCTTCTGGAAGCCTATTTGGGGTTCTTGGGCTTGGGCGTTCGCCCACCAACGGCAACGTGGGGCAGCATCATCGCTGACGCCAACGAATTCTTGAGTTTGGGCATTTGGTGGTATTGGTTCTTCCCGGCATTGTTCATCATGCTCACCGTTTTGGGAATTAACTTCCTCGGTGATGGCTTGCGTGATGCCTTTGATCCCAAGAGCCTCAACCGCTAG
- a CDS encoding ABC transporter permease produces the protein MVKFIVRRVIEAIPLLFIVSIILFVLINAVGDPLAVFGEARNKPNAQQREEIRRRLGLDQPIYMQYLTWLIGNDWQMVDVRGDGTLMEAGTRKGVLRGEFGNSIITRTPAIRRIQERLPNTLLLMVPAFIITVILAILIGIFSAIYQYSLFDNLVTGLSFFFYSMPIFFIALMCIYIFGVQFDRWGLDGLPIGGMGEPGAPKTFANVFPYMIMPTFCLVAIQLAGYVRFVRSSMLEVMTQDYIRTARSKGMFESRVVRLHAVKNAALPLVTLIGLDIPLLLAGAVVTERIFAWPGMGRLFTESLERSDFNVMMLILMLLSVAVIVFQIITDIVYTWFDPRIRFN, from the coding sequence ATGGTCAAATTCATTGTCCGGCGGGTAATCGAAGCCATTCCCCTCCTGTTCATTGTCAGTATTATTTTGTTTGTGCTGATCAATGCCGTAGGCGACCCGCTGGCGGTGTTTGGCGAGGCACGCAACAAGCCCAACGCCCAACAGCGGGAGGAAATCCGCCGCCGTTTGGGGTTGGATCAGCCCATCTATATGCAATACCTCACGTGGCTAATCGGCAACGATTGGCAGATGGTCGATGTGCGCGGCGATGGGACGCTTATGGAAGCGGGAACGCGCAAGGGTGTTTTACGTGGGGAATTTGGCAATTCAATCATCACCCGCACACCGGCGATCCGGCGTATTCAAGAGCGTCTACCGAATACGCTCTTGCTAATGGTGCCGGCATTTATCATCACCGTTATCCTCGCTATTTTGATAGGTATTTTCTCAGCAATCTACCAATATTCGCTGTTTGACAACCTTGTCACTGGACTGTCGTTTTTCTTCTATTCAATGCCCATCTTCTTTATTGCCCTCATGTGTATTTACATATTTGGGGTGCAGTTTGATCGCTGGGGGCTAGATGGCTTGCCAATTGGCGGCATGGGGGAACCGGGCGCTCCAAAAACATTTGCCAACGTCTTCCCTTACATGATCATGCCCACCTTCTGCTTGGTAGCAATCCAACTGGCGGGTTATGTGCGCTTTGTCCGTTCGTCCATGTTGGAAGTGATGACCCAAGATTACATCCGTACTGCTCGCTCCAAAGGGATGTTTGAAAGCCGCGTTGTGCGCCTTCATGCTGTCAAAAATGCGGCGCTCCCCCTTGTCACGCTCATTGGCTTGGATATTCCCTTGCTCCTCGCCGGGGCAGTGGTCACCGAGCGAATCTTTGCGTGGCCCGGCATGGGACGGCTCTTTACGGAAAGCCTAGAGCGCTCCGATTTCAACGTGATGATGCTGATCCTGATGCTCCTCAGTGTGGCGGTAATCGTCTTCCAGATCATCACCGATATTGTCTATACATGGTTTGATCCGCGCATCCGGTTCAATTAG
- a CDS encoding peptide ABC transporter substrate-binding protein has protein sequence MNSRIKFFLTLALAAALLVAALPVVSNVRAQSEKVLVVGFSQEPDTLNGYYSAMAFGQWAMDLCVATLYDIDENGTPVPVLIAEVPTVENGGIAADLKSYTVKLKPDLKWSDGAPLTAADVVFTFQMIMEKKNNFAQAASTAAALESVEQVDDLTVKLTFKDVQPFPAKHLSNEGLPAVLPAHVYKPVFEAEGTLEQAEENQNPTVFSGPFKLAEWARGEALTYVPNENYVGGAPSIDRLVLRIFPDIETAKAALAAGDVQFLTNVAQADAGTLGALSPDIQVVQVFGGYIEKMTINMRPEDFPGAGHPALRDVKVRQALRLAMNREKIVTELLGGTTTVTDSLYAGTPYENKNITTVGRNVEEAARLLDEAGWVLGADGVREKDGVKLELRMNSTSAGWRQANIAVLQQDLAEIGVKTVLAGFPSTDYFGQFANGGTLATGQFDLGEYANNTVLTNIVNVSVDEELTCAQRITDDNPAGNNYSGYCNEEMDKLVEITKTSSDAKAAQEAADKIQEILANDVPVILLFPRGDIYGILKSKFAEAPRIGSGVGNQFFDIVNWKLN, from the coding sequence GTGAACTCTCGTATCAAATTCTTCCTTACCCTCGCTCTTGCAGCTGCGCTTTTGGTGGCGGCACTTCCCGTCGTCAGCAATGTGCGTGCGCAAAGTGAGAAGGTCTTGGTTGTTGGCTTCTCCCAAGAGCCGGATACCCTCAACGGGTATTATTCGGCAATGGCGTTTGGGCAATGGGCGATGGACTTGTGCGTCGCTACGCTCTACGACATTGACGAGAACGGCACGCCCGTCCCCGTCTTGATTGCCGAAGTTCCCACCGTTGAGAACGGCGGGATCGCCGCTGACTTGAAGTCCTACACTGTCAAGTTGAAACCCGATCTGAAGTGGAGCGATGGTGCGCCTCTGACGGCGGCAGATGTCGTGTTCACCTTCCAGATGATCATGGAAAAGAAGAACAACTTTGCCCAAGCCGCCAGCACTGCTGCGGCGTTGGAATCGGTGGAGCAGGTGGACGATCTGACGGTCAAGCTGACCTTCAAGGACGTTCAGCCCTTCCCCGCCAAGCACCTTTCCAATGAAGGGCTGCCCGCTGTTCTGCCAGCGCATGTCTACAAGCCCGTCTTTGAAGCCGAAGGCACGTTAGAGCAGGCAGAAGAAAACCAGAACCCCACCGTCTTCAGCGGACCCTTCAAGCTGGCGGAATGGGCGCGTGGCGAAGCCTTGACCTACGTCCCGAACGAAAACTATGTGGGCGGCGCGCCGAGCATTGATCGTCTCGTCCTGCGCATCTTCCCCGACATTGAGACAGCGAAGGCTGCTCTGGCGGCGGGCGATGTCCAATTCCTGACGAACGTTGCTCAGGCAGATGCTGGTACACTCGGTGCCCTCAGCCCTGATATTCAGGTCGTTCAGGTCTTCGGTGGCTATATCGAAAAAATGACCATTAACATGCGTCCCGAAGACTTCCCCGGTGCCGGACACCCCGCGCTGCGTGATGTCAAGGTGCGTCAGGCACTCCGCTTGGCGATGAACCGTGAGAAGATCGTTACCGAACTGCTCGGTGGGACGACAACTGTCACTGACTCGCTGTATGCCGGAACGCCTTACGAGAACAAGAACATCACGACCGTTGGGCGCAATGTTGAAGAAGCTGCCAGGCTGCTCGACGAAGCGGGCTGGGTGCTTGGTGCCGATGGTGTCCGTGAAAAAGACGGCGTGAAACTCGAACTGCGCATGAACAGCACGAGTGCTGGCTGGCGGCAGGCGAACATTGCTGTTCTCCAACAAGACCTTGCTGAAATTGGCGTAAAGACCGTGCTGGCAGGCTTCCCCTCGACGGACTACTTCGGTCAGTTCGCCAATGGTGGGACGCTGGCGACGGGTCAGTTTGACCTCGGCGAATACGCCAACAACACCGTTCTGACGAACATCGTGAACGTTTCTGTGGACGAGGAACTGACCTGCGCCCAACGGATCACGGATGACAACCCGGCGGGCAACAACTACAGCGGCTATTGCAATGAGGAGATGGATAAACTCGTGGAAATCACGAAGACATCCTCCGATGCGAAGGCTGCTCAGGAAGCCGCCGATAAGATTCAAGAAATCTTGGCAAACGATGTACCGGTCATCCTGCTGTTCCCGCGTGGGGACATCTACGGCATCCTGAAGTCGAAGTTTGCTGAAGCCCCCCGCATTGGGTCGGGCGTGGGCAACCAATTCTTCGACATCGTGAACTGGAAGCTGAACTAA
- a CDS encoding tetratricopeptide repeat protein encodes MTNKPLPPPPVKPTPAKTTSQAAFIPAEGSTPDNTPARVSRITAEQYYMRSLKHYDEGDLENALLDISEAIYLDPRFGPYYSTRGMYYITRGEVTGAAADFAYALKMSRRDWLAHYGMGILKYKEGYMAEALLAFDTALKFKPRRPEIWYYRAAAAFYNNDFERASESIEKALMYFPANDKRTREAKLWKKEIDGKLPKKERTRETDTTNPRPPRTPPKPIRGKS; translated from the coding sequence ATGACGAACAAACCGCTGCCGCCACCGCCTGTGAAACCCACCCCTGCCAAAACGACCAGCCAAGCGGCGTTTATTCCAGCCGAGGGCAGTACCCCCGACAACACTCCAGCACGGGTGAGCCGCATCACCGCCGAACAATACTACATGCGCAGCCTAAAACATTATGATGAGGGCGACCTTGAAAATGCCCTTTTGGATATTTCCGAGGCAATTTACCTTGACCCCCGTTTCGGACCCTATTACAGCACACGGGGCATGTATTACATCACGCGGGGAGAAGTGACGGGTGCGGCTGCCGATTTCGCCTATGCGCTCAAGATGAGCCGTCGTGATTGGCTTGCCCATTATGGGATGGGTATTCTGAAGTATAAAGAAGGCTATATGGCAGAGGCGCTCCTCGCCTTTGATACCGCGCTGAAGTTCAAGCCGCGCCGCCCAGAGATATGGTACTACCGCGCCGCTGCCGCCTTCTATAACAATGATTTTGAACGGGCGAGTGAGTCCATCGAAAAGGCGCTTATGTACTTCCCCGCCAATGACAAACGGACGCGGGAAGCGAAACTGTGGAAAAAAGAGATCGACGGCAAACTTCCTAAAAAAGAACGCACGAGGGAGACGGATACAACGAATCCCCGTCCGCCGCGAACGCCCCCCAAACCGATACGCGGAAAATCGTAA
- a CDS encoding GAF domain-containing protein: MGQRITPSETYAGKLVLAAEPPPAKGAARAILPRLPMAIFLTGLAVLIPILLFPKEQSLPLTGPTVGGILFYALMYAGLSLLSFRVQAGIYTGFQNVAPMALFLSFGEMPTLTVCFLGAALFEVGRGLLGKRLTLTQHTLSQAVISCLFNGGASAVSTLLAGWLYARLGGELPAITLLPSSFSLFILLFFARALLYVTIILLCTPLPMMRGSQRLVQTLFRFFLIELFAMPIALLEALSLNDGQLPGFILLSMGSLLIAALFRSAESSRRELEQRIEEMATINRIGQALSATLAPEDLMQKIYEQIHALVGAPLFYIALVDHETDVISFPLAMFNGIRQAWEPRQMTNGITEYVIRTGKPLFIQGTIEDVRQRLIEMGMQPFGSGTVCFAAVPLRADNETFGVISIQSNTDPNAFGEYGATVLATVATQAAAALRNANLYNRVYEMADKLALLNHISSLVNASLDLQTVLHSICNVVIEVGFADKVGVFLNDESESALRLAYSIGLGEDFTAQLREISRGDRRGPLEFLRRGEPMAIANVHSDPRGRGWRTLAEVEGYMGLMAVPLVTGAQGVGFLAVFYTEAHTFTQSELEIMSTLANQVVAAIANARLHRDTQNRAGQLTQLYESSRMFNASLDLVRVTETVFDALARVAAPNALSLQLIDPDGSLRCIGARGIALESITPASTSAMKAIRSAAPITLPQNADDVEMLRRAKIHHAQLIPMISGETVFGLILIGHETEHSQAPGEGQLIEAMVNQAASAIRNAQLFNQMDMALEQRVNELTTIELISRKISGALDLDSVIGDVLNAALNATGADLAGIALRLPESPDRLSLVERQRGVSSSATVTALIDAGRGIIGRTLREKHMVHVHDVRHDNDYLPSAVPGIRTQLCVPILQDNTAIGAISLESRTPNAFGETHERFITNLTAHAAIAIHNAQLFEERDTQIGTLVKLRNFSLELISATTIRDVLDLIAEYTLIISHAKDVHIYLYENTEDRLQFSASLWLDGRQNVEAKHPNRRGRTYQVARDGKMLLIPDIRQFEPTLSPDNQNYTGIARLPIKRGDRVIGVMVITYRDVHHFTDIDIRLFELITGQAAIAIENARLFDEVRLARDRMKLVLDWAQNGVILVDAQGRVALVNPAAEHLLGYPLGKMTGKNILRVAARAPAEIGSPNIAFWKSQLQNILQTIRATPSTPTRREYSFGGKQPREIEETTLPVFTNEGRLNGRLIVLRDITEEKALKEMQESLTRMVHHDLLSPLGNIQTSVMMAKEIVQLIGDADLETLLDVALSSTQDGRRLVDTLLDINKLQEGALIPRREVCNLHHIAEGIVNAKLTLAKAEDIRLLSLVPADVPLITADTELIRRVLTNLVENALRHTPKNGEVRLETALLPPSAPNDEPALRISVTDTGKGVPPDYRTRIFEMFVQVPGSNIRGRRGSGIGLTFCRLAVEAHGGRIWVDSGPEGGARFAFRLPLIPRTHVEEGE, translated from the coding sequence ATGGGACAACGAATCACGCCGTCCGAAACCTATGCGGGTAAACTTGTACTCGCGGCTGAACCGCCACCCGCCAAAGGTGCGGCACGGGCGATTCTTCCCCGTCTCCCAATGGCAATTTTCCTTACCGGTTTGGCGGTTTTAATCCCTATCCTCCTCTTTCCAAAAGAACAATCCTTACCGCTCACCGGACCTACAGTGGGTGGAATTCTCTTTTATGCGCTGATGTATGCTGGGTTGTCGCTGCTTTCGTTTCGGGTACAGGCAGGGATTTACACTGGCTTTCAAAATGTAGCGCCGATGGCGTTATTCCTTTCCTTTGGGGAGATGCCCACTCTTACGGTGTGCTTTCTTGGGGCGGCGCTGTTTGAAGTAGGGCGGGGGCTGCTTGGCAAACGGCTGACGCTTACCCAACACACCCTCTCCCAAGCGGTTATCTCTTGTCTTTTTAACGGCGGCGCAAGCGCTGTGTCCACCCTTTTAGCTGGATGGCTGTATGCTCGGTTGGGGGGGGAACTGCCCGCCATTACGCTATTGCCTAGTTCCTTCAGCCTGTTTATTCTCCTCTTTTTTGCCCGTGCGCTGCTTTATGTGACCATTATTTTGCTCTGCACGCCACTGCCGATGATGCGCGGGTCACAGCGCCTTGTGCAAACGCTGTTCCGTTTTTTTCTGATCGAACTATTCGCCATGCCCATCGCCCTTTTGGAAGCGCTCAGCTTGAATGATGGGCAACTTCCGGGGTTCATCCTCCTCTCGATGGGCAGCCTTCTCATTGCCGCCCTGTTCCGTTCAGCGGAAAGCTCCCGCCGCGAATTGGAGCAGCGCATTGAGGAAATGGCGACGATCAACCGCATCGGTCAGGCGCTTTCGGCAACGCTTGCCCCCGAAGACCTGATGCAAAAGATTTACGAACAGATTCACGCCCTCGTTGGGGCGCCGCTCTTTTATATTGCCCTTGTTGACCATGAAACGGATGTGATTAGCTTCCCACTGGCAATGTTCAACGGTATTCGCCAAGCGTGGGAACCGCGCCAAATGACCAACGGGATCACCGAATATGTGATCCGTACCGGAAAGCCCCTTTTCATTCAAGGCACCATTGAGGATGTCCGCCAGCGTTTGATTGAGATGGGGATGCAGCCCTTTGGTTCTGGCACGGTCTGCTTTGCCGCAGTCCCGCTGCGGGCGGATAACGAAACCTTTGGGGTGATCTCGATCCAAAGCAATACCGATCCAAATGCCTTTGGAGAGTATGGGGCAACAGTCCTCGCCACGGTGGCAACCCAAGCCGCTGCTGCGCTGCGCAATGCGAACCTTTACAACCGTGTTTACGAGATGGCGGATAAACTCGCCCTCCTAAATCATATCTCCTCGTTGGTCAATGCCTCGCTAGATCTTCAAACGGTGCTGCACAGCATTTGCAATGTCGTTATTGAGGTCGGCTTTGCCGATAAAGTTGGCGTGTTCCTCAATGACGAATCGGAATCCGCCTTGCGTTTGGCATACTCCATCGGCTTGGGCGAAGATTTCACCGCCCAACTGCGGGAGATTTCACGCGGGGATAGGCGCGGACCCTTAGAATTCCTTCGGCGTGGTGAGCCTATGGCAATAGCCAACGTTCACAGCGACCCACGCGGGCGCGGCTGGCGAACCCTTGCCGAGGTCGAAGGCTACATGGGCTTGATGGCGGTCCCTCTGGTGACCGGTGCGCAGGGGGTTGGCTTCCTCGCCGTCTTCTATACCGAGGCGCATACCTTCACCCAATCTGAACTGGAGATCATGTCCACCTTGGCGAATCAGGTGGTGGCTGCCATTGCTAACGCCCGTCTCCATCGGGATACCCAAAATCGGGCTGGGCAGCTTACCCAGTTATACGAATCCTCGCGGATGTTCAACGCTTCGCTTGATCTTGTCCGCGTCACCGAGACGGTTTTTGATGCCTTAGCGAGAGTGGCTGCTCCCAATGCGCTTTCCCTTCAACTGATAGACCCCGATGGCAGTTTGCGCTGTATTGGGGCGCGGGGAATTGCCCTTGAGTCGATTACCCCCGCCTCTACCTCGGCAATGAAAGCCATTCGCAGTGCGGCACCGATCACGCTGCCCCAAAATGCTGACGATGTAGAGATGCTGCGGCGGGCAAAAATACACCACGCCCAACTGATTCCCATGATTAGCGGGGAGACCGTTTTTGGGTTGATCCTCATTGGGCATGAAACCGAACACAGCCAAGCCCCCGGTGAAGGGCAATTGATTGAGGCGATGGTGAACCAAGCCGCCAGCGCTATCCGCAACGCGCAGTTGTTCAACCAAATGGATATGGCGCTTGAGCAGCGGGTAAATGAACTGACCACCATTGAACTGATCTCGCGCAAGATTTCGGGGGCGCTTGATCTCGATTCGGTCATTGGCGATGTTCTGAACGCTGCCCTGAATGCCACCGGCGCTGACCTTGCCGGAATTGCCCTCCGTTTGCCGGAGTCGCCGGATCGCCTTAGTTTGGTGGAGCGCCAGCGCGGGGTGAGCAGTTCGGCAACGGTGACCGCCCTGATTGACGCCGGACGTGGGATCATCGGGCGAACCTTGCGCGAAAAGCACATGGTTCATGTCCACGATGTTCGCCACGATAACGATTATCTTCCCTCTGCCGTGCCGGGGATACGAACACAATTGTGTGTGCCTATCCTCCAAGACAACACTGCCATAGGCGCGATCTCGCTGGAAAGCCGAACCCCCAATGCCTTTGGCGAGACTCATGAACGATTCATCACCAATCTGACGGCGCACGCCGCCATTGCCATTCACAATGCCCAGTTGTTCGAGGAACGCGATACCCAAATTGGGACGCTTGTCAAACTGCGCAATTTCTCGTTGGAACTCATCTCAGCGACGACGATTCGGGATGTTTTGGATTTGATTGCCGAATACACGCTGATCATCTCGCACGCCAAAGATGTTCATATTTACCTCTATGAAAACACGGAAGATCGCCTTCAGTTCAGCGCCAGCTTGTGGCTGGATGGGCGGCAAAATGTAGAGGCAAAGCATCCAAATCGGCGTGGGCGTACCTATCAGGTTGCCCGCGATGGAAAAATGCTCCTGATCCCAGATATTCGCCAATTTGAGCCGACGCTCTCCCCCGATAATCAGAATTACACAGGGATTGCCCGCCTTCCTATCAAACGCGGGGATCGCGTCATTGGCGTCATGGTGATCACCTATCGGGACGTTCATCACTTCACCGATATTGACATACGGCTCTTTGAATTGATCACCGGTCAGGCAGCTATTGCCATTGAAAATGCCCGCTTGTTTGACGAAGTTCGTCTGGCGCGGGATCGGATGAAACTCGTTTTAGATTGGGCGCAAAATGGCGTGATTCTTGTCGATGCGCAGGGGCGTGTGGCGCTGGTCAACCCCGCCGCCGAACACCTCCTCGGTTATCCGCTAGGCAAGATGACGGGGAAAAACATTCTACGGGTTGCCGCCCGTGCGCCAGCAGAGATTGGCTCGCCAAACATTGCTTTTTGGAAAAGCCAACTGCAGAACATTCTTCAGACAATTCGCGCCACACCCAGTACCCCGACTCGTCGCGAATATAGCTTTGGCGGCAAACAACCCCGCGAGATCGAGGAAACGACACTCCCTGTGTTTACCAACGAGGGGCGGTTGAATGGACGCCTAATCGTGCTGCGTGATATTACCGAGGAAAAAGCCCTCAAAGAAATGCAAGAGAGCCTGACCCGCATGGTGCATCACGATCTGCTCAGCCCCTTAGGGAATATCCAAACCTCGGTGATGATGGCGAAAGAGATTGTCCAACTCATTGGCGATGCCGACCTTGAAACGCTCCTTGATGTTGCCCTTTCCAGCACCCAAGATGGGCGACGACTCGTTGATACGCTCCTTGACATTAACAAACTCCAAGAGGGGGCGCTCATCCCTCGGCGCGAGGTATGCAACCTGCATCATATTGCCGAAGGGATTGTCAATGCAAAACTTACGCTGGCAAAGGCAGAAGATATCCGGCTCTTGAGTCTCGTCCCCGCCGATGTTCCCCTCATCACAGCGGATACAGAATTGATTCGGCGGGTGTTGACCAATCTTGTTGAAAACGCGCTCCGCCACACACCCAAAAACGGGGAAGTCCGCTTGGAAACCGCGCTGCTCCCGCCTAGCGCTCCCAACGATGAGCCAGCGCTGCGCATCTCCGTAACCGATACGGGAAAAGGTGTCCCGCCTGATTACCGAACTCGCATTTTTGAAATGTTCGTCCAAGTGCCAGGGTCAAACATTCGCGGAAGGCGCGGGAGCGGCATTGGCTTGACCTTCTGCCGTCTTGCTGTGGAAGCACACGGCGGGCGTATTTGGGTGGATAGTGGACCGGAAGGCGGGGCGCGGTTTGCCTTTCGGCTGCCGCTGATCCCGCGCACCCATGTGGAGGAAGGCGAATGA